In a single window of the Elaeis guineensis isolate ETL-2024a chromosome 4, EG11, whole genome shotgun sequence genome:
- the LOC105043676 gene encoding large ribosomal subunit protein eL15 isoform X1 translates to MGAYKYVSELWRKKQSDVMRFLQRVRCWEYRQLPSIVRVTRPTRPDKARRLGYKAKQGYVIYRVRVRRGGRKRPVPKGIVYGKPKNQGITQLKFQRNKRSVAEERAGRKLGGLRVLNSYWINEDSTYKYFEVILVDAAHNAIRNDSRINWICKGVHKHRELRGLTSAGKKYRGLRGKGHLHHKARPSRRATWKRNQTLSLRRYR, encoded by the exons ATGG GGGCTTACAAGTACGTGTCGGAGCTATGGAGGAAGAAGCAGTCGGACGTGATGCGGTTCTTGCAACGGGTGAGGTGCTGGGAGTACCGTCAGCTCCCCTCCATCGTCCGTGTCACCAGGCCTACGCGCCCAGACAAAGCCCGACGCCTCGGTTACAAGGCCAAGCAG GGATATGTGATTTATCGGGTTCGTGTTAGACGTGGGGGCAGGAAGAGGCCTGTTCCCAAGGGTATCGTCTATGGGAAGCCCAAGAATCAGGGTATCACACAACTGAAGTTCCAAAGAAACAAGAGGTCAgttgctgaggagagagctggtcGGAAGTTGGGAGGTCTGAGAGTGCTTAACTCTTActggatcaatgag GATTCAACTTACAAATATTTTGAGGTTATCCTTGTTGATGCTGCTCACAATGCAATTCGCAATGACTCAAGGATCAACTGGATTTGCAAGGGCGTCCACAAACATCGTGAGCTTCGTGGACTGACTTCTGCTGGCAAGAAATACCGTGGCCTCCGTGGCAAAGGTCACCTGCATCACAAGGCCAGGCCATCTCGCAGGGCAACTTGGAAGAGGAACCAGACACTGTCCCTCCGCCGATATCGTTGA
- the LOC105043676 gene encoding large ribosomal subunit protein eL15y isoform X2, whose protein sequence is MITLHLKPTSTFFVVEDALWKTASAQCSLVLIVSFLHVQGYVIYRVRVRRGGRKRPVPKGIVYGKPKNQGITQLKFQRNKRSVAEERAGRKLGGLRVLNSYWINEDSTYKYFEVILVDAAHNAIRNDSRINWICKGVHKHRELRGLTSAGKKYRGLRGKGHLHHKARPSRRATWKRNQTLSLRRYR, encoded by the exons ATGATTACTTTGCATCT CAAACCTACTTCTACCTTTTTTGTTGTGGAAGATGCCCTTTGGAAGACAGCAAGTGCTCAGTGCTCTCTGGTTTTGATTGTCTCATTCCTGCACGTGCAGGGATATGTGATTTATCGGGTTCGTGTTAGACGTGGGGGCAGGAAGAGGCCTGTTCCCAAGGGTATCGTCTATGGGAAGCCCAAGAATCAGGGTATCACACAACTGAAGTTCCAAAGAAACAAGAGGTCAgttgctgaggagagagctggtcGGAAGTTGGGAGGTCTGAGAGTGCTTAACTCTTActggatcaatgag GATTCAACTTACAAATATTTTGAGGTTATCCTTGTTGATGCTGCTCACAATGCAATTCGCAATGACTCAAGGATCAACTGGATTTGCAAGGGCGTCCACAAACATCGTGAGCTTCGTGGACTGACTTCTGCTGGCAAGAAATACCGTGGCCTCCGTGGCAAAGGTCACCTGCATCACAAGGCCAGGCCATCTCGCAGGGCAACTTGGAAGAGGAACCAGACACTGTCCCTCCGCCGATATCGTTGA